One Cucurbita pepo subsp. pepo cultivar mu-cu-16 chromosome LG20, ASM280686v2, whole genome shotgun sequence genomic window carries:
- the LOC111783383 gene encoding protein LIGHT-DEPENDENT SHORT HYPOCOTYLS 6: MDPVSKPGGGSSEGSSAGASAAATTPAPAPSSRYESQKRRDWNTFLQYLKNHKPPLGLARCSGAHVIEFLKYLDQFGKTKVHASGCPYFGHPNPPAPCPCPLKQAWGSLDALIGRLRAAYEENGGRPESNPFAARAVRIFLREVREAQAKARGIPYEKKKRKRHAASASASAPAPTAAILSVPPETHVVFAGEDHQPETSDPSGAPPPSTTAASAAV; encoded by the coding sequence ATGGATCCGGTGTCTAAACCCGGTGGTGGGTCGTCGGAGGGATCATCCGCCGGAGCCTCGGCTGCTGCGACTACTCCGGCTCCGGCTCCGTCGAGCCGGTATGAATCTCAGAAGCGAAGGGATTGGAACACGTTCTTGCAGTATTTGAAGAACCACAAGCCGCCACTGGGTTTAGCGCGTTGCAGTGGCGCTCACGTCATTGAATTCTTGAAGTATTTGGACCAGTTCGGGAAGACTAAGGTACATGCCTCGGGCTGCCCTTATTTCGGCCACCCGAACCCACCTGCCCCTTGCCCCTGCCCGCTCAAGCAAGCCTGGGGCAGCCTCGACGCCTTGATCGGCCGCCTCAGAGCCGCCTACGAGGAGAACGGCGGCCGCCCCGAATCAAACCCATTTGCCGCACGCGCCGTCAGGATTTTTCTCCGTGAGGTTCGGGAAGCTCAGGCCAAAGCCAGAGGGATTCCCTACGAGAAAAAAAAGCGGAAACGACACGccgcctccgcctccgcctccgccCCTGCTCCCACCGCTGCTATTCTGTCGGTGCCTCCAGAGACCCATGTTGTTTTTGCCGGTGAGGATCATCAGCCGGAAACATCTGATCCAAGTGGTGCTCCTCCGCCGTCGACAACCGCCGCTTCCGCCGCCGTATAG